Proteins encoded within one genomic window of Prosthecobacter fusiformis:
- a CDS encoding prolyl oligopeptidase family serine peptidase — MFFVIARMASLVLAVLATPLSVLLLIVGQSFESRLFGIAGMMIGVSPLLVCLGVELERRWLKWTGGLGCLGWLGLTVALYSLAPDGKRPKGARIQHRYAEGAWGFQRQALGNLLPELDQFLLGFKVVPLMDSYFTFEQSRELSAWTAEIYRELEADADFHALGSVMPVAYADLWLGRGGQGHSFLYVPPGLKRDVPAPVLVFLHGSGGSFKAYPWLLSQMADELGLVLICPSYGMGNWNAADSAGVVEAALADAENVVRLDRGKMHLMGLSNGGKGLGHAGRDLGEKFASLTFISPVVETGSIKDPRFIGNWQGKPVFIITGAKDDRVPLESVTYVSSVMKKNGAQVTLKTVPQADHFLLFSHRREVIAQLKEWLEEAMKAEAVKRTE; from the coding sequence ATGTTTTTTGTCATTGCACGCATGGCCAGCCTGGTGCTGGCGGTTCTCGCCACGCCCTTGTCGGTTCTGTTGCTAATCGTTGGGCAGTCGTTTGAGAGCAGACTGTTCGGGATAGCTGGCATGATGATTGGGGTATCTCCGCTTTTGGTGTGCCTGGGCGTGGAGCTGGAAAGGCGATGGCTGAAATGGACCGGCGGGCTGGGATGTCTTGGATGGCTGGGGCTGACTGTGGCGCTGTACTCGTTGGCTCCAGATGGGAAGCGGCCGAAGGGTGCGCGCATCCAGCATCGTTATGCTGAGGGAGCCTGGGGGTTTCAGCGGCAGGCGTTGGGCAACCTGCTGCCGGAGCTGGATCAATTTTTGTTAGGCTTCAAAGTGGTGCCTTTGATGGACTCTTATTTCACCTTTGAACAGTCCCGGGAGCTGTCTGCTTGGACGGCGGAAATTTATCGGGAACTGGAGGCGGATGCGGATTTCCATGCGCTAGGTTCGGTGATGCCGGTGGCCTATGCAGACTTGTGGTTGGGACGGGGAGGCCAGGGCCATTCTTTCCTGTACGTGCCGCCCGGGCTGAAGAGGGATGTGCCTGCCCCCGTGCTGGTTTTTCTGCATGGCAGTGGAGGCAGTTTCAAGGCCTATCCCTGGCTGCTTTCCCAGATGGCGGATGAACTGGGCCTGGTGCTTATCTGCCCGAGCTATGGAATGGGAAACTGGAATGCGGCAGACTCCGCCGGGGTGGTGGAGGCAGCGTTGGCTGATGCGGAAAACGTAGTGCGGCTGGATCGGGGAAAGATGCACCTGATGGGCCTCTCCAACGGTGGCAAAGGCCTGGGCCATGCAGGGCGTGACCTGGGTGAAAAATTTGCTTCTCTAACCTTTATTTCTCCGGTGGTCGAAACCGGCTCTATCAAAGATCCGCGTTTCATCGGGAACTGGCAGGGCAAACCGGTCTTTATCATCACCGGGGCCAAGGATGACCGCGTGCCGCTGGAGTCTGTGACCTATGTGTCCTCCGTCATGAAAAAGAATGGCGCGCAGGTGACCTTGAAAACCGTGCCCCAGGCCGATCATTTCCTGCTGTTCAGCCATCGGCGCGAAGTGATCGCCCAATTGAAGGAGTGGCTGGAAGAGGCGATGAAGGCGGAAGCTGTAAAGAGGACAGAGTGA
- a CDS encoding ATP-binding protein — protein sequence MNTTQRALPDTAFQLDKLDQLIRQIAERSEKFDRELDAQPQALPCAKHGPKMRILDREASRQAAKPAYTCAACVQDQRVKRSLGRVEEAGIPTDVRHATLDNFHTDRPGVKKEHGFQPPTAFLEAARQFAEGRMRNLFLAGTPGIGKGHLAAALSRQEILKGRSVRWVECARLFAACHRAYSADGMEAVIARYTAPALLVLDELCLRDLPSDGEEILFAILDHRHKNARRTLLLGNKPAQETRAWIGDRISDRLRSGGVTFCYGEWQSARGTDWDGSGF from the coding sequence ATGAACACAACGCAACGGGCCCTTCCAGACACGGCCTTTCAACTGGACAAGCTGGATCAACTGATCCGGCAGATCGCTGAACGGTCGGAGAAATTCGACCGCGAATTGGATGCCCAGCCGCAGGCACTGCCCTGTGCCAAGCATGGCCCGAAGATGCGGATACTGGACCGCGAGGCCTCCCGGCAGGCGGCGAAACCCGCCTACACCTGCGCCGCCTGTGTGCAGGATCAGCGAGTGAAACGCAGCCTGGGCCGTGTGGAAGAAGCCGGTATCCCTACCGACGTCCGTCATGCCACGCTGGATAACTTCCACACCGACCGCCCCGGCGTGAAAAAGGAGCACGGATTCCAGCCCCCGACGGCCTTCTTGGAGGCCGCCCGCCAGTTTGCCGAAGGGCGCATGCGCAATCTTTTCCTGGCAGGCACGCCCGGCATTGGCAAAGGCCACCTGGCCGCAGCTCTATCTCGCCAGGAAATCTTGAAAGGCCGCAGCGTGCGTTGGGTTGAGTGCGCACGTCTTTTCGCCGCATGCCATCGTGCTTACAGTGCCGATGGCATGGAGGCCGTCATCGCCCGCTACACCGCCCCGGCGCTGCTCGTGCTAGATGAGCTGTGCCTGCGTGACCTGCCTTCCGATGGGGAGGAGATCCTCTTTGCCATCCTGGATCATCGGCATAAAAACGCCCGCCGCACCCTGCTGCTGGGAAACAAACCCGCCCAGGAAACCCGCGCGTGGATCGGCGACCGCATCAGCGACCGCTTGCGCTCCGGTGGCGTCACTTTTTGTTATGGCGAATGGCAAAGCGCCCGTGGAACCGATTGGGACGGGTCAGGGTTTTGA